The genomic region CCGAGTGGCGACAGCGCCATCACGGTAGAATTCAGCCGCACCATCGATGACGCCGCCAACCGGCGGGTGCTGGCGCTCGACCGCGTGATATCTGCCGAGCCGATCGCCGGCATCACCGAGACCGTGCCGACCTACCGGTCGCTGCTGGTGCATTACGATCCCGTCCAGATCAGCTTTGATGCGCTGGGCGCGCAACTGCTGGCACGCGCCGCCAAGGCGCCGCCGACCGAGACCGGCACGCGGCGCTGGCGCATCCCGGTGACCTATGGCGGCGAGCACGGCATCGATCTCGAGGATGTCGCGAAGGCGCTCCAAACCACGCCCGACCAGATCGTGGCGCGCCATGTCGCCGGCGACTATCGCGTCGCCATGATCGGCTTCACGCCCGGCTGGTCCTATCTCAGCGGACTGGAGAGGTTCCTGCACATGCCCCGGCGCAAGGATCCGCGGCTTCTGACCCCGGCCGGCACCATTTCAATCGGCGGCATCCAGACCGGCGTGCAATGCCTGGCCGGCCCGAGCGGCTGGCACCTGCTCGGCCGCACCCCGGTTCGAACCTACCAATTGCATCGCGATCCGACCTTCCTGCTGGAGCCGGGCGACGCCATCACCTTCACGGCGGTCGACGCCAAGACCTTCGCCGAGCAGGACCGCGCCGCCGAGGCCGGCGAGCTCGTCGCTGAACTGGTGACGCCATGAGCAAGCTCGTCGTCACCTCGATCGGCCCGGCAAGCTCGGTGCAGGACGGCGGGCGTCCGGGCTCGCAGCGCTACGGTCTCGTGCCGAGCGGAGCGATGGACCGGCTTTCGCTGGCGGCCGCCAACGCGCTGGTCGGCAATGACCTGTTCGCCGCCGCGGTGGAGATCGGCCCGTTCGGCGCCAGCTTCACCGCACGCGGCGGCGCGGTGCGCGTCGCCCTTGCCGGCGCGTCGCGCAATGCGGATATCGGCGGCCGGCCGGTCGCGTTCGACAGCTCGGCGACGCTCGCCGAAGGTGAGACGCTCACTCTTGGCTTTGCCCGCGGCGGCTCGTTCAGCTATCTCGCGATCGAGCACGGCATCGAAGGCGAGCCGATGTTCGGCAGCCTCGCCGTCAACGCCCGCGCCGGGCTCGGCAGCCCCTACCCGCGGCCGCTGCAAAGCGGCGACGAGTTGAAGACGCAGGCTGCGAGCGGCGCGCTCGAACGCCGCATCGAATTGCCGGCCGCGACCGATGCGCCGATCCGCATCGTGTTCGGCCCGCAGGACGACGAGTTCGCCGAGGACAACAAGAAGCTGTTGGTCGACAGCGAGTGGAATATCTCGGCGACCAGCGACCGCATGGGCTATCGCCTCGAAGGTCCCGTCATCAAGCATCTCGACGGCCACAACATCGTCTCCGACGGCACCGTGAACGGCAGCATCCAGGTGCCCGGCAACGGCCAGCCGATCGTGCTGATGCCGGACCGCGGCACCAGCGGCGGCTATCCGAAGATCGCGACCGTGATCACGGCCGATTTCGGCCGCTTCGCGCAGATCTCGGCCGGCCGGCCGTTCCGCTTCAAGGCGGTGACGATGGCAGAAGCGCAGGCCGAGGCGATCAAGTTCCACGAGCTGCTGCGTTCCCTGCCCGACCGCCTCCGCGGCATCGAGGATTTTGGTCTCAACATCGAGGCGCTGCGGGATGCGAATGTCGCGGGTCAGGCCGTCAACGCCGTCGATGTGTCGACCTGGCAAGTTGCGCTACCCTGAATCAATACGAACAACAGACGGATCGATCGTCATGACCTCAAC from Bradyrhizobium elkanii USDA 76 harbors:
- the pxpB gene encoding 5-oxoprolinase subunit PxpB, with the protein product MAEPLSPPRLLPSGDSAITVEFSRTIDDAANRRVLALDRVISAEPIAGITETVPTYRSLLVHYDPVQISFDALGAQLLARAAKAPPTETGTRRWRIPVTYGGEHGIDLEDVAKALQTTPDQIVARHVAGDYRVAMIGFTPGWSYLSGLERFLHMPRRKDPRLLTPAGTISIGGIQTGVQCLAGPSGWHLLGRTPVRTYQLHRDPTFLLEPGDAITFTAVDAKTFAEQDRAAEAGELVAELVTP
- a CDS encoding biotin-dependent carboxyltransferase family protein — its product is MSKLVVTSIGPASSVQDGGRPGSQRYGLVPSGAMDRLSLAAANALVGNDLFAAAVEIGPFGASFTARGGAVRVALAGASRNADIGGRPVAFDSSATLAEGETLTLGFARGGSFSYLAIEHGIEGEPMFGSLAVNARAGLGSPYPRPLQSGDELKTQAASGALERRIELPAATDAPIRIVFGPQDDEFAEDNKKLLVDSEWNISATSDRMGYRLEGPVIKHLDGHNIVSDGTVNGSIQVPGNGQPIVLMPDRGTSGGYPKIATVITADFGRFAQISAGRPFRFKAVTMAEAQAEAIKFHELLRSLPDRLRGIEDFGLNIEALRDANVAGQAVNAVDVSTWQVALP